Proteins found in one Limanda limanda chromosome 18, fLimLim1.1, whole genome shotgun sequence genomic segment:
- the fam110c gene encoding protein FAM110C produces the protein MEATSDPTKILEKGPEYLRKQMELEGDTRGHMSAVERLAASKPKYVKSQQVVNSIQEPAISLGSASVSSGGSSTRSSNRGRNVLAVGGAGKSCSPGQVRRTSSKKRPDSLLLYRQKCELLGGAAKDRKHRKLLANNTVNKNVPLLKECESEGDKQPGAATPEERAQPCRRRSRRVESGTRGTAGLLTVPEAERRPGRAVGRSHSDISSRYSKNFADFDAFFMYCGLDGDMVESLGRENFSARSEDIAIKFRSVSVSTTEGGFSRNSGDSDGLLQVELHDHIRQGTSVIERNARIIKWLYSCKNAKDTGKKLRDLN, from the coding sequence ATGGAGGCGACCAGTGACCCCACAAAGATCCTGGAGAAGGGTCCCGAGTACCTTCGAAAGCAAATGGAGCTGGAGGGGGACACCAGAGGACACATGAGCGCAGTGGAGAGGCTGGCTGCGAGCAAACCCAAGTATGTGAAGAGCCAGCAGGTGGTCAACTCCATCCAGGAGCCTGCGATCAGCCTGGGGTCAGCCTCGGTGAGCAGCGGGGGGTCGTCCACCCGGAGCTCGAACCGGGGAAGGAATGTTCTCGCAGTGGGGGGTGCTGGGAAGAGCTGCTCACCGGGGCAGGTACGGCGCACCAGCTCCAAAAAGCGCCCGGACTCTCTCCTGCTCTACCGGCAGAAATGTGAGCTCCTGGGGGGTGCAGCCAAAGACAGGAAACACCGTAAGCTGCTGGCGAACaacactgtgaataaaaatgtcCCGTTACTCAAGGAGTGTGAGTCTGAGGGAGATAAGCAACCGGGCGCTGCCACACCTGAGGAGCGAGCTCAGccgtgcaggaggaggagcaggagggtcGAGTCCGGGACAAGGGGGACAGCGGGTCTCCTCACTGTCCCCGAGGCGGAGAGGAGACCCGGCAGGGCCGTGGGTCGATCCCACTCGGACATCAGCTCCAGGTACTCCAAGAACTTCGCGGATTTCGACGCTTTCTTCATGTACTGCGGCCTGGACGGAGACATGGTCGAGTCCCTGGGACGGGAGAACTTCTCTGCGCGCTCGGAGGACATCGCGATCAAGTTCCGCAGCGTGAGTGTGTCCACCACGGAGGGAGGTTTCTCCAGGAACAGCGGGGACAGCGACgggctgctgcaggtggagctgcaCGACCACATCCGCCAGGGCACGTCGGTGATCGAGCGCAACGCACGGATTATCAAGTGGCTGTACAGCTGCAAGAACGCCAAAGACACTGGGAAGAAGTTACGAGACCTTAACTGA
- the fbxo25 gene encoding F-box only protein 25 isoform X2 produces the protein MPFLGKDWRSPGLCWTKTEHGWKRLIYYGNELEDNNRDIDLKELCIDSKENLFVGDVCELPTTKRKKDLDNNNTRSQFVYRDKWIYVLRGNSKERHEYSTLGEALNRLDFSSAIQDLRRFNYVTKLFQLIARSQLPSLSGAAQKNYFNILEKMVRKVLEDQHNPRLVKDLLQDLHMTLQNLTMHVGRCVLVGNVNIWLRRLENILKWQQQLDNLQIPKQLCTGRSFNDLPLHMQNKIFYNLSDAYDIINLGQATPTLLMLSENRRLWKRLCHFHFSDKQFCQSLVLTKSDNVDWKLMYFMLQKHYPMNEQYGDTLHFCKHCCILFWKDRHLTLLFKDCGHPCTATDPDSCLMPISPQHFIDLFRF, from the exons ATGCCTTTCTTGGGAAAGGACTGGAGGTCACCGGGCTTGTGCTGGACAAAGACAGAGCACGGCTGGAAGAGGCTCATATACTATGGAAACGAGCTGGAGGATAACAACAGAGACATAGACTTGAAAGA GCTCTGCATTGACAGCAAAGAAAATCTGTTTGTCGGGGACGTGTGTGAGCTCCCCACAACCAAGAGGAAAAAGGaccttgacaacaacaacaccagatCTCAGT tTGTTTACAGGGATAAATGGATCTATGTGCTGAGAGGGAACTCAAAGGAA cgaCATGAATACAGCACGCTCGGCGAAGCGTTAAACCGTCTAGACTTTTCCAGTGCCATCCAGGACCTGAGAAGATTCAACTATGTTACAAAA CTTTTTCAGCTAATAGCCAGGTCTCAGCTGCCTTCTCTGAGTGGAGCTGCCCAGAAAAACTATTTCAATATACTGGAGAAGATGGTACGAAAGG TCCTTGAGGACCAGCACAATCCTCGCCTGGTCAAGGACCTGCTGCAGGACCTGCACATGACTCTGCAAAATTTGACCATGCATGTTGGCAGATGTGTCCTCGTGGGCAACGTCAACATCTGGTTGCGACGACTGGAGAACATTCTcaagtggcagcagcagctcgacaACCTGCAGATCCCCAAG CAATTGTGCACTGGCCGGTCATTCAACGACTTGCCCCTCCACATGCAGAATAAGATCTTTTACAACTTATCTGACGCATATGACATCATTAACCTGGGACAGGCCACACCCACTCTGCTCATGCTCAGTGAGAACCGGAGGCTGTGGAAGAGACTGTGCCACTTCCACTTCTCAGACAAACAG TTCTGTCAGAGCTTGGTCCTGACCAAGAGTGACAACGTGGACTGGAAGCTGATGTACTTCATGCTGCAGAAACACTACCCCATGAACGAGCAATACGGCGACACCTTGCACTTCTGCAAACACTGTTGCATCCTTTTCTGGAAG GATCGCCACCTGACTTTGTTATTCAAG GACTGTGGCCACCCGTGCACTGCCACTGACCCGGACAGCTGCCTCATGCCCATCTCTCCTCAGCACTTTATCGACCTCTTCAGGTTTTAA
- the fbxo25 gene encoding F-box only protein 25 isoform X3, whose translation MPFLGKDWRSPGLCWTKTEHGWKRLIYYGNELEDNNRDIDLKELCIDSKENLFVGDVCELPTTKRKKDLDNNNTRSQFVYRDKWIYVLRGNSKERHEYSTLGEALNRLDFSSAIQDLRRFNYVTKLFQLIARSQLPSLSGAAQKNYFNILEKMVRKVLEDQHNPRLVKDLLQDLHMTLQNLTMHVGRCVLVGNVNIWLRRLENILKWQQQLDNLQIPKQLCTGRSFNDLPLHMQNKIFYNLSDAYDIINLGQATPTLLMLSENRRLWKRLCHFHFSDKQFCQSLVLTKSDNVDWKLMYFMLQKHYPMNEQYGDTLHFCKHCCILFWKDCGHPCTATDPDSCLMPISPQHFIDLFRF comes from the exons ATGCCTTTCTTGGGAAAGGACTGGAGGTCACCGGGCTTGTGCTGGACAAAGACAGAGCACGGCTGGAAGAGGCTCATATACTATGGAAACGAGCTGGAGGATAACAACAGAGACATAGACTTGAAAGA GCTCTGCATTGACAGCAAAGAAAATCTGTTTGTCGGGGACGTGTGTGAGCTCCCCACAACCAAGAGGAAAAAGGaccttgacaacaacaacaccagatCTCAGT tTGTTTACAGGGATAAATGGATCTATGTGCTGAGAGGGAACTCAAAGGAA cgaCATGAATACAGCACGCTCGGCGAAGCGTTAAACCGTCTAGACTTTTCCAGTGCCATCCAGGACCTGAGAAGATTCAACTATGTTACAAAA CTTTTTCAGCTAATAGCCAGGTCTCAGCTGCCTTCTCTGAGTGGAGCTGCCCAGAAAAACTATTTCAATATACTGGAGAAGATGGTACGAAAGG TCCTTGAGGACCAGCACAATCCTCGCCTGGTCAAGGACCTGCTGCAGGACCTGCACATGACTCTGCAAAATTTGACCATGCATGTTGGCAGATGTGTCCTCGTGGGCAACGTCAACATCTGGTTGCGACGACTGGAGAACATTCTcaagtggcagcagcagctcgacaACCTGCAGATCCCCAAG CAATTGTGCACTGGCCGGTCATTCAACGACTTGCCCCTCCACATGCAGAATAAGATCTTTTACAACTTATCTGACGCATATGACATCATTAACCTGGGACAGGCCACACCCACTCTGCTCATGCTCAGTGAGAACCGGAGGCTGTGGAAGAGACTGTGCCACTTCCACTTCTCAGACAAACAG TTCTGTCAGAGCTTGGTCCTGACCAAGAGTGACAACGTGGACTGGAAGCTGATGTACTTCATGCTGCAGAAACACTACCCCATGAACGAGCAATACGGCGACACCTTGCACTTCTGCAAACACTGTTGCATCCTTTTCTGGAAG GACTGTGGCCACCCGTGCACTGCCACTGACCCGGACAGCTGCCTCATGCCCATCTCTCCTCAGCACTTTATCGACCTCTTCAGGTTTTAA
- the fbxo25 gene encoding F-box only protein 25 isoform X1, with protein sequence MPFLGKDWRSPGLCWTKTEHGWKRLIYYGNELEDNNRDIDLKELCIDSKENLFVGDVCELPTTKRKKDLDNNNTRSQFVYRDKWIYVLRGNSKERHEYSTLGEALNRLDFSSAIQDLRRFNYVTKLFQLIARSQLPSLSGAAQKNYFNILEKMVRKVLEDQHNPRLVKDLLQDLHMTLQNLTMHVGRCVLVGNVNIWLRRLENILKWQQQLDNLQIPKQLCTGRSFNDLPLHMQNKIFYNLSDAYDIINLGQATPTLLMLSENRRLWKRLCHFHFSDKQFCQSLVLTKSDNVDWKLMYFMLQKHYPMNEQYGDTLHFCKHCCILFWKDRHLTLLFKVLSVPSCLSVSSADRLSRVSPSEPTEGLSFRMC encoded by the exons ATGCCTTTCTTGGGAAAGGACTGGAGGTCACCGGGCTTGTGCTGGACAAAGACAGAGCACGGCTGGAAGAGGCTCATATACTATGGAAACGAGCTGGAGGATAACAACAGAGACATAGACTTGAAAGA GCTCTGCATTGACAGCAAAGAAAATCTGTTTGTCGGGGACGTGTGTGAGCTCCCCACAACCAAGAGGAAAAAGGaccttgacaacaacaacaccagatCTCAGT tTGTTTACAGGGATAAATGGATCTATGTGCTGAGAGGGAACTCAAAGGAA cgaCATGAATACAGCACGCTCGGCGAAGCGTTAAACCGTCTAGACTTTTCCAGTGCCATCCAGGACCTGAGAAGATTCAACTATGTTACAAAA CTTTTTCAGCTAATAGCCAGGTCTCAGCTGCCTTCTCTGAGTGGAGCTGCCCAGAAAAACTATTTCAATATACTGGAGAAGATGGTACGAAAGG TCCTTGAGGACCAGCACAATCCTCGCCTGGTCAAGGACCTGCTGCAGGACCTGCACATGACTCTGCAAAATTTGACCATGCATGTTGGCAGATGTGTCCTCGTGGGCAACGTCAACATCTGGTTGCGACGACTGGAGAACATTCTcaagtggcagcagcagctcgacaACCTGCAGATCCCCAAG CAATTGTGCACTGGCCGGTCATTCAACGACTTGCCCCTCCACATGCAGAATAAGATCTTTTACAACTTATCTGACGCATATGACATCATTAACCTGGGACAGGCCACACCCACTCTGCTCATGCTCAGTGAGAACCGGAGGCTGTGGAAGAGACTGTGCCACTTCCACTTCTCAGACAAACAG TTCTGTCAGAGCTTGGTCCTGACCAAGAGTGACAACGTGGACTGGAAGCTGATGTACTTCATGCTGCAGAAACACTACCCCATGAACGAGCAATACGGCGACACCTTGCACTTCTGCAAACACTGTTGCATCCTTTTCTGGAAG GATCGCCACCTGACTTTGTTATTCAAGGTACTTTCTGTCCCATCAtgcctttctgtctcttcagccGACCGTTTGTCCCGTGTTTCTCCCAGTGAACCGACTGAGGGCTTATCTTTTCGCATGTGTTGA